One region of Geitlerinema sp. PCC 9228 genomic DNA includes:
- the gatA gene encoding Asp-tRNA(Asn)/Glu-tRNA(Gln) amidotransferase subunit GatA: MASIRNLHRQLVRKEISAVELTQQTLQRIEALEPQLHSFLQVTKERALQQAQAVDAKIAGGESIGLLEGIPVALKDNMCTRGIPTTCASRILENYIPPYDATVVQRLEQAGAITIGKTNLDEFAMGSSTETSAYQKTANPWDTERVPGGSSGGSAAAVAAQECTVALGSDTGGSIRLPASFCGVVGLKPTYGLVSRYGLVAFASSLDQIGPFGRTVEDAAILLQAIAGHDRMDATSLKTEIPNYADYLQPNLRPRSTIRIGVIQETFGQGLDPEVEEAVKKAVEKMQELGAEIQVVSCPRFRYGLPAYYIIAPSEASANLARYDGVRYGSRIEEADNLMAMYTKSRARGFGAEVKRRISIGTYALSAGYYDAYYLKAQKVRTLIKQDFERAFAQADILVTPTAPTTAFKTGEKTDDPLQMYLSDLMTIPVNLAGLPSLSMPCGFDQQGLPIGMQLIGNVLQEKMLLSVAHAYEQTTPWHLEAPQIVKSGSPSAVS; encoded by the coding sequence ATGGCATCCATTCGCAATCTGCATCGGCAACTGGTGAGAAAAGAGATTTCCGCTGTGGAACTCACCCAGCAAACATTACAGCGGATCGAGGCACTGGAACCCCAACTGCACAGTTTTTTGCAGGTAACCAAAGAGCGCGCTTTACAACAGGCCCAGGCGGTGGATGCCAAAATTGCAGGCGGCGAGTCCATTGGCTTGCTAGAGGGGATTCCAGTGGCACTCAAAGATAACATGTGTACTCGGGGAATTCCCACCACTTGTGCGTCTCGAATTCTGGAAAACTACATTCCCCCCTACGATGCCACAGTGGTACAGCGATTGGAACAAGCCGGTGCCATCACCATAGGCAAAACCAATCTGGATGAATTTGCCATGGGTAGCTCTACGGAAACCTCTGCCTATCAGAAAACCGCCAATCCTTGGGATACCGAACGGGTTCCCGGTGGGTCTTCCGGTGGTTCGGCAGCTGCGGTGGCGGCGCAAGAGTGTACGGTGGCTTTGGGGTCGGATACGGGGGGATCGATTCGGCTGCCCGCTTCTTTCTGTGGTGTGGTGGGATTGAAACCGACCTATGGCTTGGTTTCCCGCTACGGTTTGGTGGCGTTTGCCTCTTCTTTGGACCAAATCGGACCGTTTGGGCGTACTGTAGAAGATGCGGCAATTTTACTACAAGCGATCGCGGGTCACGATCGCATGGATGCGACGAGTTTAAAAACAGAAATTCCCAACTATGCCGATTACTTGCAGCCCAACCTTAGACCCCGTAGTACCATTCGCATCGGTGTCATTCAAGAAACTTTCGGGCAGGGATTGGACCCAGAAGTGGAAGAAGCGGTAAAAAAAGCCGTGGAGAAAATGCAAGAGCTGGGAGCAGAAATTCAGGTCGTTTCTTGCCCGCGATTCCGCTACGGTTTGCCGGCATACTATATTATTGCTCCTTCGGAGGCTTCCGCTAATTTGGCACGCTACGATGGGGTTCGCTACGGTTCCCGGATTGAAGAAGCGGATAATTTAATGGCCATGTATACCAAAAGCCGCGCCCGTGGGTTTGGTGCGGAGGTGAAACGCCGGATTAGCATTGGTACCTATGCCCTGTCGGCGGGATATTACGATGCCTATTACCTGAAAGCTCAAAAAGTGCGCACCCTCATCAAACAAGACTTCGAGCGCGCCTTTGCCCAAGCGGATATTTTGGTTACCCCCACTGCCCCAACCACGGCCTTCAAAACTGGCGAGAAAACCGACGATCCCTTGCAAATGTATCTATCGGATTTGATGACCATTCCGGTGAATTTGGCGGGATTGCCTTCTCTGAGTATGCCTTGTGGTTTTGACCAACAGGGATTGCCCATTGGCATGCAGTTGATTGGCAACGTTCTCCAGGAGAAAATGCTGCTGTCGGTTGCCCACGCCTACGAACAAACTACGCCGTGGCATTTGGAAGCACCGCAAATCGTCAAAAGTGGCTCGCCCTCTGCTGTATCCTGA
- a CDS encoding ATP-dependent Clp protease ATP-binding subunit, protein MFERFSDKAIKVIMLAQEEARNLKQNFVGTEHLLLGLIGENSSLSSQVLQDMGANLSDARREVEQTTGRGSGFVPAEIPFTPLVKRILERALEESSKLGHNYIGSEHIFLSLCQDEDSVAAKVLNKLGINMEDARKRLMDRLGDEEIAVPAGGRGNNNNNAKTATLDEFGTNLTASAAEGNLDPVVGRDSEIERMVQILCRRTKNNPVLVGEPGVGKTAIAEGLAQRIANKDIPELLEGKQVYNLDMGSLVSGTRYRGEFEERLKNIIEEVKNAGNIILVIDEIHTIIGAGAIEGAMDAANLLKPALARGELQCIGATTLDEYRKHIERDAALERRFQPIMVGEPSIEDTIEILIGLRSTYEEHHKLTISDEALVAATKLSDRYISDRYLPDKAIDLVDEAGSRVRLSNATSSPQVRELKKQLADIVQKKESAVAEQDFETAKQLREQEIEINQQLEQARQEEGETPQNNPVVQEEDIAQIVASWTGIPVMKLTESESDRLLHLEDTLHERLIGQEEAVKAVSRSLRRARVGLKNPNRPIASFIFSGPTGVGKTELTKALADQMFGSEESMVRLDMSEFMERHTVSKLIGSPPGFVGYEEGGQLTEAVRSNPYTVILMDEIEKAHPDVFNMLLQILEDGRLTDAKGRTVSFKNTLLIMTSNIGSKAIEKGGGGMGFELVEDEGAAAYDRIKGRVNDEMKGYFRPEFLNRIDDVIVFRQLNKDEIKHIADILLQEISQRLYEEQEIHLEVTDALKDHLVEKGYDPTYGARPLRRTIMQLLEDNLAEAILSSQLEAGTTAVVDVDSEGNIRVADKANAQHLPAFAGASN, encoded by the coding sequence ATGTTTGAACGTTTTTCCGATAAAGCTATAAAAGTAATTATGCTGGCTCAGGAAGAAGCCAGGAACCTAAAACAAAATTTTGTGGGCACCGAACACCTGTTGCTGGGGTTAATCGGTGAAAATAGCAGCCTGTCTTCGCAGGTGCTGCAAGACATGGGTGCCAACCTATCCGACGCTCGCCGGGAAGTGGAACAAACCACCGGTCGCGGTTCCGGCTTCGTACCAGCGGAAATTCCCTTTACCCCTCTGGTCAAGAGAATCCTAGAACGCGCCCTAGAAGAAAGCTCCAAACTCGGGCACAACTACATCGGTTCCGAACATATTTTCCTCAGCCTGTGCCAGGATGAAGACTCCGTAGCCGCCAAAGTTCTCAACAAACTGGGCATCAACATGGAAGATGCCCGCAAGCGGCTCATGGATCGCCTGGGAGACGAAGAAATCGCCGTTCCTGCCGGCGGTCGCGGTAACAACAATAATAACGCCAAAACCGCTACTTTGGACGAATTTGGCACCAATTTGACCGCCAGCGCCGCCGAGGGCAATCTCGATCCGGTGGTAGGTCGGGATAGCGAAATCGAACGCATGGTGCAAATTCTGTGCCGCCGTACCAAAAACAACCCCGTCTTGGTCGGGGAACCCGGCGTCGGCAAAACCGCGATCGCGGAGGGTCTCGCCCAACGCATCGCCAACAAAGACATTCCCGAACTGCTGGAAGGCAAGCAGGTCTACAATCTGGACATGGGGTCGTTGGTTTCCGGCACCCGCTATCGCGGCGAATTTGAAGAACGCCTGAAAAACATTATCGAAGAAGTCAAAAACGCCGGCAACATCATCCTGGTCATCGACGAAATCCACACCATCATCGGTGCCGGTGCCATTGAAGGTGCCATGGATGCCGCCAACTTGCTCAAACCTGCCTTGGCACGGGGCGAACTGCAATGCATTGGCGCTACCACCCTGGATGAATATCGCAAGCACATCGAACGCGACGCCGCCCTGGAACGTCGTTTCCAACCCATCATGGTGGGCGAACCCAGCATCGAGGATACCATTGAAATCCTGATTGGATTGCGCAGCACCTACGAAGAGCATCACAAGCTCACCATCTCCGACGAGGCTTTGGTAGCAGCGACCAAGCTCTCCGACCGCTATATCAGCGATCGCTACCTACCCGACAAAGCCATCGACCTGGTAGACGAAGCCGGTTCGCGGGTCCGCCTTTCCAACGCCACCTCCTCTCCCCAAGTCCGCGAATTGAAAAAACAACTCGCCGACATCGTCCAGAAAAAAGAATCCGCCGTCGCCGAACAGGACTTTGAAACGGCCAAACAGCTGCGCGAACAAGAAATTGAAATCAACCAGCAGCTAGAACAGGCGCGCCAAGAAGAAGGGGAAACCCCACAAAACAATCCTGTGGTGCAAGAAGAAGACATCGCCCAAATCGTCGCCAGTTGGACCGGCATCCCGGTGATGAAGCTTACCGAATCCGAATCCGATCGCTTGCTGCACCTGGAAGACACCCTGCACGAGCGTCTCATCGGTCAGGAAGAAGCCGTTAAAGCCGTATCTCGGTCGTTGCGCCGCGCACGCGTGGGACTGAAAAACCCCAACCGTCCCATTGCCAGCTTCATCTTCTCCGGACCCACCGGTGTGGGCAAAACCGAGCTCACCAAAGCCCTCGCCGACCAAATGTTCGGCAGCGAAGAATCCATGGTCCGCTTGGATATGTCCGAGTTCATGGAACGCCACACCGTATCCAAGCTCATTGGTTCGCCTCCGGGATTTGTAGGCTATGAAGAAGGCGGTCAGCTTACCGAAGCCGTACGCAGCAATCCCTACACCGTCATCCTGATGGATGAGATTGAAAAGGCACACCCCGATGTGTTCAATATGTTGCTGCAAATTTTAGAAGATGGTCGCCTTACCGATGCCAAAGGTCGCACGGTTTCCTTCAAGAATACCCTGCTGATTATGACCTCCAACATCGGTTCCAAAGCCATCGAAAAAGGTGGCGGCGGTATGGGCTTTGAACTGGTGGAAGACGAAGGTGCCGCAGCCTACGATCGCATCAAAGGTCGGGTCAACGACGAAATGAAGGGCTACTTCCGCCCCGAATTCCTCAACCGCATCGACGATGTGATTGTTTTCCGCCAGTTGAACAAAGACGAAATCAAGCATATTGCCGATATCCTGTTGCAGGAAATTTCCCAACGCCTGTACGAAGAACAGGAAATTCACCTGGAAGTTACCGATGCCCTCAAGGACCATCTGGTGGAAAAAGGTTACGATCCTACTTACGGCGCTCGTCCGCTACGTCGTACCATCATGCAGTTGCTAGAGGATAATTTGGCAGAAGCCATCCTCTCCAGCCAACTGGAAGCTGGCACCACGGCTGTGGTGGATGTGGATAGCGAAGGCAATATCCGGGTGGCTGACAAAGCCAACGCCCAACATCTGCCTGCTTTTGCTGGCGCTAGCAACTAA
- a CDS encoding alpha/beta fold hydrolase: MAISLTQVLVLLLLVVVAYVSTGMYLWVQQRRLIFYPKRAIATTPAKANMEYKQVWLPVATPVKANSTVDSQQIYGWWIPNSQNPAPTILYLHGNGGNIGDRVDVLRRFHQMGFAVFAIDYRGYGRSPGDFPSETTVYEDAEAAWKYLLQEKNIPPQKIAIYGHSLGGAIAIELAIRHPQMKGIIVEGTFTSIRDTINYQGFFYQLFPVDWMLTQHFDSLSKVSQLKVPILYIHGEQDDVIPAHMSQTLYDATPQPKQILKIAQADHINVPEVGGSTYENKIRQFLK, encoded by the coding sequence ATGGCTATCTCTTTAACGCAAGTTTTGGTTTTGCTGCTTTTGGTGGTGGTTGCCTACGTATCCACTGGTATGTATTTGTGGGTACAGCAGCGGCGGTTGATTTTTTATCCCAAACGGGCGATCGCTACGACACCAGCCAAAGCCAACATGGAGTACAAACAGGTGTGGTTACCAGTGGCAACCCCTGTCAAGGCCAATTCCACGGTCGATTCCCAACAAATATACGGTTGGTGGATTCCCAACTCGCAAAATCCCGCCCCGACGATTTTATATTTACACGGCAATGGCGGGAATATTGGCGATCGCGTGGATGTTCTCCGTCGCTTTCACCAAATGGGATTTGCTGTGTTTGCCATTGACTACCGCGGCTATGGGCGATCGCCGGGGGATTTTCCCTCGGAAACAACTGTCTACGAAGATGCGGAAGCGGCGTGGAAATATTTGCTCCAAGAAAAAAACATTCCCCCGCAAAAAATTGCCATTTACGGTCATTCTCTTGGAGGCGCGATCGCGATCGAACTGGCCATTCGCCACCCCCAAATGAAAGGCATCATTGTAGAAGGAACTTTTACCTCTATCCGCGATACCATCAACTATCAAGGTTTTTTCTACCAATTGTTCCCCGTAGACTGGATGCTTACCCAACACTTCGATTCCCTCAGCAAAGTTTCTCAACTCAAAGTTCCCATTCTCTACATTCATGGGGAACAAGACGATGTGATTCCCGCCCACATGAGTCAAACCCTCTACGATGCCACTCCCCAACCCAAACAGATCCTCAAAATTGCCCAAGCCGACCACATCAACGTTCCTGAAGTCGGCGGCAGTACCTACGAAAATAAAATTCGCCAGTTTTTAAAATAA
- a CDS encoding cistern family PEP-CTERM protein, with amino-acid sequence MNQCFSTFLTPCLLSGVAILASSAVSPAAAFELGYKEYQNPVGNPSQYEQTPAVGITSSDIGNSFTVDWSLSPENDNVDIDEELQATGKFTVNDFRSDQLDLTVDVTNTTAPSFQAAIVSMGWGVQGQDASPSMGSKGETFQNVTAAKNFPGGFKDFDACISATKNCNGGNIKKGLQSGSNSDSFQVSLAGDFGDNPSTYLQDFGMKFQSEQGSYQLAGETTEKSASSGILYYNQQEIPEPSVGLGLLVVAGSFSLWYRRQNRRSIPKA; translated from the coding sequence ATGAACCAATGTTTTTCTACCTTCCTGACTCCCTGTTTGCTTTCAGGAGTAGCTATTTTAGCCAGTTCTGCCGTTTCGCCGGCAGCAGCCTTTGAATTGGGGTACAAAGAATATCAAAACCCAGTTGGCAATCCATCTCAATACGAACAAACTCCTGCTGTAGGCATTACCTCCTCAGATATCGGTAACTCTTTTACCGTTGACTGGTCGCTATCTCCAGAAAATGACAATGTAGATATCGACGAGGAGTTGCAGGCAACAGGCAAGTTTACGGTTAACGATTTTCGCAGCGACCAACTCGATTTAACCGTGGATGTAACCAATACTACAGCCCCATCTTTTCAGGCTGCTATTGTATCCATGGGCTGGGGCGTTCAAGGTCAAGACGCTTCCCCATCCATGGGTTCTAAAGGAGAAACCTTTCAAAATGTCACCGCTGCTAAAAATTTCCCTGGTGGCTTTAAAGATTTTGATGCTTGTATTTCTGCTACCAAAAACTGCAACGGGGGCAATATTAAGAAAGGTTTACAATCGGGAAGCAATAGCGATTCCTTTCAGGTTTCCTTAGCTGGCGATTTTGGCGACAATCCTTCCACCTATTTGCAAGATTTTGGGATGAAATTCCAAAGCGAACAAGGAAGTTACCAACTAGCGGGAGAAACGACGGAAAAATCAGCCTCTAGTGGTATTTTATATTACAACCAGCAGGAAATACCGGAACCCTCAGTGGGTCTGGGTTTGCTGGTTGTGGCTGGTAGCTTTAGCCTTTGGTATCGCCGCCAAAATCGTCGTTCGATTCCGAAAGCTTAG
- a CDS encoding DNA polymerase III subunit alpha — translation MSFVGLHIHSDYSLLDGASQLPQLVDRAVELGMPAIALTDHGVMYGAIELIKLCRNKGIKPIIGNEMYVINEPLNTKKRPRKYHQVVLAKNTQGYRNLVKLTSISHLQGFQGSGIFARPCINKEYIEKYREGLIVTSGCLGGEIPQAILQGRPDVARNIAQWYQERFGEDYYLEIQDHGSPEDRVVNVEICKIAQEFGIEIIATNDSHFISCNDVEAHDALLCIQTGKLITEEKRMRYSGTEYLKSAEEMRKLFRDHLPEEIIEQAIANTVKVADKVEHLKLMGESRLPHYPIPSDHTPETYLEEIAWKGLLKRLNAKSRSEIKPAYKERMEYELKMIQRMGFPTYFLVVWDYIQFARNNNIPVGPGRGSAAGSLIAYAMEITNIDPVHHGLIFERFLNPERNSMPDIDTDFCIERRDEVIDYVSEKYGEDKVAQIITFNRMTSKAVLKDVARVLGIPYSRADKMAKLIPVSRGKPEKLKVMISDETPEPEFKKAYDEDPEVRQWVDMAIRIEGTNKTFGVHAAGVVISSEPLDEIVPLQKNNDGAIITQYFMEDLESLGLLKMDFLGLKNLTIINRTAELIKANHGIEIDPEFVPLEERKAQKILAKGEVNKIPEPIRKTYQMLEKGQLEGVFQLESSGMRQVVKDLKPSSIEDISSILALYRPGPLDAGLIPKFINRKHGKEKVEYQHPLLEPILEETYGTLCFQEQIMRMAQDLAGYSLGQADLLRRAMGKKKLAEMEKHREIFIDGATKNGVPQETAEGLFEQMVKFAEYCLSYNTEVLTVEYGPLPIGKIVDEQIHCRVYSVDENGFVYTQAIAQWHDRGYQEIFAYELADGSVIRATKDHQFMTEDGQMFPIDEIWEKGLDLKKLPTVQDLPAAVGYTVS, via the coding sequence ATGTCTTTTGTTGGCTTGCACATTCACAGCGATTACAGTTTGCTAGACGGGGCTTCTCAGCTACCCCAACTGGTCGATCGAGCTGTGGAACTGGGGATGCCAGCGATCGCACTCACCGACCACGGCGTTATGTATGGCGCGATCGAACTGATCAAACTTTGCCGCAATAAGGGCATCAAACCCATCATCGGCAACGAAATGTACGTCATTAACGAACCCCTCAACACCAAAAAACGCCCACGAAAATACCACCAAGTGGTCCTCGCCAAAAATACTCAAGGATATAGAAACTTAGTTAAACTAACCAGCATTTCCCACCTACAAGGATTTCAAGGTTCGGGAATTTTTGCCCGCCCCTGTATCAACAAAGAATACATCGAAAAATATCGGGAAGGGTTGATCGTCACCAGCGGTTGTTTGGGCGGCGAAATTCCCCAGGCCATTCTCCAAGGACGACCCGATGTTGCTAGAAATATCGCCCAGTGGTATCAAGAACGGTTTGGCGAAGATTACTATTTAGAAATTCAAGACCACGGTTCCCCCGAAGACCGCGTGGTGAACGTAGAAATTTGCAAAATTGCCCAGGAATTCGGTATTGAAATCATTGCTACTAACGATTCCCATTTTATTTCTTGCAACGATGTGGAAGCCCACGATGCCCTGCTTTGCATTCAAACTGGAAAATTAATTACTGAAGAAAAACGAATGCGCTACAGCGGTACGGAATATCTCAAATCCGCTGAAGAAATGAGAAAACTATTCCGCGACCATCTCCCCGAGGAAATTATCGAACAAGCGATCGCCAATACTGTCAAAGTTGCCGATAAAGTCGAACATTTAAAATTAATGGGCGAATCTCGCCTGCCCCACTATCCCATTCCCTCGGACCATACCCCAGAAACCTATTTAGAAGAAATCGCCTGGAAAGGACTATTAAAAAGATTAAACGCCAAATCCCGTTCGGAAATCAAACCCGCTTACAAAGAACGCATGGAATACGAGCTGAAAATGATTCAGCGCATGGGATTTCCCACGTACTTCTTGGTTGTTTGGGATTACATTCAATTTGCTAGAAACAACAATATTCCCGTAGGTCCGGGTCGGGGCAGCGCCGCCGGTTCTTTGATTGCCTATGCCATGGAAATTACCAACATCGATCCGGTACACCACGGATTAATTTTCGAGCGTTTTCTCAATCCAGAACGCAACTCCATGCCCGATATCGATACCGACTTTTGCATTGAAAGACGCGATGAAGTTATCGACTACGTAAGCGAAAAATACGGGGAAGATAAAGTCGCGCAAATTATTACCTTCAACCGCATGACCTCCAAAGCGGTATTAAAAGACGTGGCGCGGGTATTGGGCATTCCCTACAGTCGCGCCGATAAAATGGCCAAATTAATTCCTGTTTCCCGGGGCAAACCAGAAAAATTAAAAGTTATGATTTCCGACGAAACCCCGGAACCGGAGTTTAAAAAGGCCTACGACGAAGACCCAGAAGTACGTCAGTGGGTAGACATGGCCATTCGCATTGAAGGAACCAACAAAACCTTCGGCGTTCATGCAGCTGGCGTGGTGATTTCTTCCGAACCTCTCGACGAAATTGTTCCCCTACAAAAGAACAACGACGGAGCAATTATTACCCAATATTTTATGGAGGATTTGGAATCGCTGGGTCTGTTAAAAATGGACTTTTTGGGATTGAAAAATCTCACCATTATCAACCGAACTGCAGAGCTAATTAAAGCCAACCACGGTATTGAAATTGACCCAGAATTCGTTCCTTTGGAAGAAAGAAAAGCCCAGAAAATTTTAGCCAAAGGGGAAGTTAATAAAATCCCCGAACCTATTCGCAAAACCTATCAAATGCTGGAGAAAGGGCAGTTGGAAGGGGTATTCCAGCTGGAATCTTCGGGGATGCGCCAGGTGGTCAAGGATTTGAAACCCTCTAGCATTGAAGATATTTCCTCGATTTTGGCATTGTATCGCCCCGGTCCTTTGGATGCTGGTCTGATTCCTAAGTTTATTAACCGCAAACACGGTAAGGAAAAGGTGGAATACCAGCATCCTCTGCTGGAACCGATTTTGGAGGAAACTTACGGCACCTTGTGTTTCCAAGAGCAAATTATGCGCATGGCCCAGGATTTGGCGGGATATTCTTTAGGGCAAGCTGACTTGCTGCGTCGGGCGATGGGTAAGAAGAAATTGGCGGAAATGGAGAAACACCGGGAAATTTTCATCGATGGTGCTACCAAAAATGGGGTTCCCCAAGAAACGGCGGAGGGATTGTTCGAGCAAATGGTAAAATTTGCTGAATATTGTTTGAGCTACAATACGGAAGTGCTGACGGTGGAGTACGGTCCGCTACCCATTGGCAAAATTGTAGACGAACAAATTCATTGTCGGGTTTACAGTGTGGATGAAAATGGGTTTGTGTATACGCAAGCGATCGCGCAATGGCACGATCGCGGCTACCAAGAAATTTTTGCTTACGAGTTGGCAGATGGTTCTGTCATTCGCGCTACCAAAGACCATCAATTCATGACTGAAGATGGGCAAATGTTTCCCATTGATGAGATTTGGGAGAAAGGGTTGGATTTGAAAAAGCTACCTACGGTCCAAGATTTGCCTGCGGCTGTCGGTTATACTGTCAGCTAG
- a CDS encoding PEP-CTERM sorting domain-containing protein (PEP-CTERM proteins occur, often in large numbers, in the proteomes of bacteria that also encode an exosortase, a predicted intramembrane cysteine proteinase. The presence of a PEP-CTERM domain at a protein's C-terminus predicts cleavage within the sorting domain, followed by covalent anchoring to some some component of the (usually Gram-negative) cell surface. Many PEP-CTERM proteins exhibit an unusual sequence composition that includes large numbers of potential glycosylation sites. Expression of one such protein has been shown restore the ability of a bacterium to form floc, a type of biofilm.): protein MTLSIQKVFAGAAIAASFVIVGATEATAVSIKSTITADNFYGIFHGNEDGSTLNFVGRNETGDSGNPGQYNWSQAETWNFNIDADDYLYVVTWDDGRVAESWLSEFEIGGQTVLTGDEDWEFIKGGNNPYLENQNINAMPSNSELESFISNGGWADTISIGTNGMSPWGTISGISGDAEWLQTASHTEGKYTIFRTKSAATDIAGVPEPTSLLGLLAVGVLGGTSLLKRKQDA from the coding sequence ATGACGCTATCTATTCAGAAAGTATTTGCCGGCGCTGCGATCGCTGCTAGTTTTGTTATTGTAGGAGCAACGGAAGCTACCGCCGTCAGCATTAAATCCACTATTACGGCGGATAACTTCTACGGAATTTTCCACGGAAACGAAGACGGCAGTACTTTGAACTTCGTCGGTCGCAACGAAACGGGAGACAGCGGCAACCCCGGACAATATAACTGGTCGCAAGCAGAAACCTGGAATTTCAATATCGATGCTGATGACTATCTCTATGTCGTCACTTGGGATGATGGCAGGGTCGCGGAATCTTGGCTGAGCGAATTTGAAATTGGCGGCCAAACTGTATTGACGGGAGACGAGGATTGGGAATTCATTAAGGGTGGCAACAATCCTTATCTGGAGAACCAGAACATCAATGCTATGCCCAGCAACAGCGAACTAGAATCTTTCATCAGCAATGGGGGTTGGGCAGATACTATTAGTATTGGTACCAACGGCATGAGTCCTTGGGGAACCATTAGTGGCATTTCTGGCGACGCTGAATGGTTGCAAACTGCATCTCACACAGAAGGCAAATACACCATTTTCCGAACCAAATCTGCCGCCACTGATATTGCTGGCGTTCCCGAACCTACTTCTTTATTAGGCTTATTGGCTGTTGGTGTGCTGGGTGGAACTTCTCTGCTGAAACGCAAACAAGACGCATAG
- a CDS encoding NAD(P)-dependent oxidoreductase, which translates to MRKIGIIGTGLMGTPMAMQLLQSGYSLVAYNRTPAKLESLKNAGAEGTDSPATLLSQCECVVLMVSDAAAIREVLLADACHPHLSGKTIIQMSTIGPEESKQICQEVKNHGGDYLEAPVLGSVPQAKSGELQVMVGASSEQYQKWQHLLSAFGKPMHIGEVGTAAAMKLGLNQLIASLTSAFALSLGFVKEQNVAVEKFMAILRESALYAPTFDKKLPRLVDGNYDNPNFPTKHLLKDTNLFLKEAERTQINAQALEGVRAILEKAQQQGWSDSDYSAIFAAIYSSNPSSYPDFSSRGD; encoded by the coding sequence ATGAGGAAAATAGGAATCATTGGCACTGGCTTAATGGGAACCCCTATGGCCATGCAACTTTTACAATCGGGGTATTCCCTGGTAGCTTACAATCGAACCCCCGCCAAATTAGAATCTCTAAAAAATGCCGGTGCCGAAGGAACTGACTCGCCAGCTACTTTGCTATCTCAGTGCGAATGTGTGGTTCTGATGGTTAGCGATGCTGCCGCCATTCGAGAAGTTTTGCTAGCCGATGCCTGCCATCCCCATTTATCCGGAAAAACAATAATTCAAATGAGTACCATTGGTCCGGAAGAGAGCAAGCAAATCTGCCAGGAAGTTAAAAACCACGGCGGCGATTATTTGGAAGCACCGGTTTTGGGAAGCGTTCCCCAAGCCAAATCCGGTGAGTTGCAGGTTATGGTTGGTGCCAGCAGCGAACAATATCAGAAATGGCAGCATCTCCTTTCCGCTTTTGGCAAACCCATGCATATCGGTGAAGTGGGCACCGCTGCTGCCATGAAATTAGGACTCAACCAATTAATTGCTTCCCTAACCAGTGCTTTTGCCCTAAGTTTGGGCTTTGTTAAAGAGCAAAATGTGGCCGTAGAAAAATTTATGGCTATTTTGCGCGAAAGTGCTTTGTACGCACCTACGTTTGATAAAAAATTGCCTCGTCTGGTTGATGGCAACTATGACAACCCCAATTTTCCTACTAAACATTTGCTGAAAGACACCAATCTCTTTTTAAAAGAAGCCGAAAGGACCCAGATAAACGCCCAGGCATTGGAGGGAGTACGCGCTATTTTAGAAAAAGCCCAACAACAGGGATGGTCGGATAGCGATTATTCCGCTATTTTTGCTGCTATTTATTCCTCAAATCCATCTTCATACCCTGATTTTTCTAGTAGGGGAGATTAG